The Miscanthus floridulus cultivar M001 chromosome 7, ASM1932011v1, whole genome shotgun sequence genome includes a region encoding these proteins:
- the LOC136467925 gene encoding pyrophosphate-energized vacuolar membrane proton pump-like, with protein sequence MAILSDVATEALIPLAAAVGIAFAVAQWVLVSRVKLAPSSGRDKDVLVDSLIEEEEGLNDHDVVVRCAEIQCAIAEGATSFLFTEYRYVGGFMCVFAAVIFVFLGSVDGFSTQSRPCAYSEGKQCKPALFNAVFSTVSFLLGAATSVVSGFLGMKVATYANARTTLEARKGVGKAFVTAFRSGAVMGFLLASSGLLVLYVAINLFQLYYGDDWEGLFESITGYGLGGSSMALFGRVGGGIYTKAADVGADLVGKVERNIPEDDPRNPAVIADNVGDNVGDIAGMGSDLFGSYAESSCAALVVASISSFGVNHDFTGMCYPLLVSSVGIVVCLVTTLFATDFFEIKDVKQIEPALKKQLIISTALMTAGIALITWLALPAKFTIFNFGEQKEVTNWGLFLCVAIGLWAGLIIGYVTEYYTSNAYSPVQDVADACRTGAATNVIFGLALGYKSVIIPIFAIAVGIYVSFTVAAMYGIAVAALGMLSTIATGLSIDAYGPISDNAGGIAEMAGMSHRIRERTDALDAAGNTTAAIGKGFAIGSAALVSLALFGAFVSRAGVKVVDVLSPKVIIGLVSGAMLPYWFSAMTMKSVGRAALEMVEEVRRQFATIPGLMEGTGKPDYARCVKISTDASIRQMVPPGALVMLTPLVVGTLLGVHTLAGVLAGALVSGVQVAISASNTGGAWDNAKKYIEAGASEHARSLGPKGSDCHKAAVIGDTIGDPLKDTSGPSLNILIKLMAVESLVFAPFFAAHGGILFKLF encoded by the exons ATGGCGATCCTGTCAGACGTCGCCACCGAGGCGCTCATCCCGCTCGCCGCGGCCGTCGGCATCGCCTTCGCCGTCGCGCAGTGGGTGCTCGTCTCGCGCGTCAAGCTGGCTCCATCGTCGGGGCGCGACAAGGACGTGCTCGTCGACTCGCTgatcgaggaggaggaggggctgAACGACCACGACGTGGTGGTGCGGTGCGCGGAGATCCAGTGCGCCATCGCCGAGGGCGCGACGTCGTTCCTCTTCACGGAGTACCGGTACGTGGGCGGCTTCATGTGCGTCTTCGCCGCCGTCATCTTCGTCTTCCTCGGCTCCGTCGACGGGTTCAGCACCCAGAGCCGCCCCTGCGCCTACAGCGAGGGCAAACAGTGCAAGCCCGCGCTGTTTAACGCCGTCTTCAGCACCGTCTCGTTCCTGCTCGGCGCCGCCACCTCCGTCGTGTCGGGATTCCTCGGCATGAAGGTCGCCACGTACGCCAACGCCCGCACCACGCTGGAGGCCAGGAAGGGCGTCGGCAAGGCCTTCGTCACCGCGTTCCGGTCGGGCGCCGTCATGGGCTTCCTGCTCGCGTCCAGTGGCCTCCTCGTGCTCTACGTCGCCATCAACCTGTTCCAGCTCTACTACGGCGACGACTGGGAGGGGCTGTTCGAGTCCATCACTGGGTACGGTCTCGGTGGGTCTTCCATGGCGCTGTTTGGAAGGGTTGGTGGCGGCATCTACACCAAGGCGGCCGACGTCGGCGCGGACCTTGTCGGCAAAGTTGAGAGGAACATCCCTGAAGATGATCCCAGAAACCCTGCT GTGATTGCTGACAACGTCGGAGACAACGTCGGCGACATCGCCGGGATGGGATCGGATCTCTTCGGCTCATACGCCGAATCCTCCTGCGCCGCCCTTGTCGTGGCATCCATCTCCTCGTTTGGTGTCAACCACGACTTCACCGGGATGTGCTACCCGCTGCTGGTGAGCTCTGTCGGCATCGTCGTCTGCCTCGTCACCACGCTCTTCGCAACCGACTTCTTCGAGATCAAGGATGTCAAACAGATCGAGCCTGCACTGAAGAAGCAGCTCATCATTTCGACGGCGCTGATGACCGCCGGCATCGCGCTCATCACTTGGCTGGCACTCCCGGCTAAGTTCACAATCTTCAATTTCGGTGAACAGAAGGAAGTTACCAACTG GGGATTGTTCTTGTGTGTTGCAATTGGTCTCTGGGCTGGCTTGATCATCGGATATGTCACAGAATACTACACCAGCAATGCATACAGCCCTGTGCAGGATGTGGCCGACGCCTGCAGAACCGGCGCGGCGACCAACGTCATATTCGGGCTTGCTCTGGGATACAAGTCGGTGATAATCCCCATCTTCGCCATCGCCGTCGGCATCTACGTCAGCTTCACAGTAGCGGCGATGTACGGCATCGCTGTGGCGGCACTCGGCATGCTGAGCACGATCGCGACGGGCCTCTCCATCGACGCGTACGGCCCCATCAGCGACAACGCCGGCGGCATCGCGGAGATGGCGGGGATGAGCCACAGGATCCGCGAGAGGACCGATGCGCTCGACGCGGCCGGGAACACGACGGCCGCCATCGGGAAGGGCTTCGCCATCGGCTCCGCCGCGCTGGTGTCGCTGGCGCTGTTCGGCGCGTTCGTGAGCAGGGCGGGCGTGAAGGTGGTGGACGTGCTGTCCCCGAAGGTGATCATCGGGCTGGTGTCGGGCGCGATGCTCCCATACTGGTTCTCGGCGATGACGATGAAGAGCGTGGGGCGCGCCGCGCTGGAGATGGTGGAGGAGGTGCGGCGGCAGTTCGCCACCATCCCGGGGCTGATGGAGGGCACGGGGAAGCCCGACTACGCCCGGTGCGTGAAGATCTCGACGGACGCGTCGATCAGGCAGATGGTCCCGCCGGGCGCGCTGGTGATGCTGACGCCGCTGGTGGTGGGCACGCTGCTGGGCGTGCACACGCTGGCCGGGGTGCTCGCCGGCGCGCTGGTGTCGGGGGTGCAGGtggccatctccgcctccaacaCGGGCGGCGCGTGGGACAACGCCAAGAAGTACATCGAGGCCGGGGCCAGCGAGCACGCCCGGTCGCTGGGGCCTAAGGGATCCGACTGCCACAAGGCCGCCGTCATCGGGGACACCATCGGCGATCCGCTCAAGGACACGTCGGGACCCTCGCTCAACATCCTCATCAAGCTCATGGCCGTCGAGTCCCTCGTCTTCGCGCCGTTCTTCGCCGCCCACGGCGGCATCCTCTTCAAGCTCTTCTAG
- the LOC136464737 gene encoding uncharacterized protein produces MGKASKDKRDIYYRKAKEEGWRARSAFKLLQIDQEFDIFHGVKRVVDLCAAPGSWSQVLSRNLYVPAKQSPDCKEGDLPLIVAIDLQPMAPIEGVIQVQGDITNARTAEVVIRHFDGCKADLVVCDGAPDVTGLHDMDEFVQSQLILAALTIVTHVLKVGGKFVAKIFRGKDTSLLYCQLKLFFSQVTFAKPKSSRNSSIEAFAVCENYSPPEGFKEEDLYHLLEKVGTPSGGDDLDCRSGWLEGPNKVYIPFLACGDLSGYDSDRSYPLPSTDGGSYRSLDPVQPPIAPPYKTALQMKKASSHSASADAIKPSTDS; encoded by the exons ATGGGCAAGGCCTCCAAGGACAAGAGG GACATCTACTACCGGAAGGCCAAAGAGGAAGGGTGGAGAGCTCGCAGCGCCTTCAAGCTCCTCCAGATAGACCAGGAGTTCGACATCTTCCATG GAGTGAAGCGTGTGGTTGATCTGTGTGCTGCTCCCGGAAGCTGGAGCCAG GTTTTGAGCCGGAACCTGTATGTACCAGCAAAACAGTCTCCTGATTGCaa GGAAGGCGATCTTCCTCTCATCGTTGCAATTGACTTGCAACCAATGGCCCCGATAGAAGGTGTTATACAAGTGCAGGGTGACATCACCAATGCCCGGACAGCAGAAGTG GTTATTAGGCATTTTGATGGATGCAAAGCAGACTTGGTTGTTTGCGATGGAGCTCCGGATG TTACTGGCCTTCATGATATGGACGAATTTGTTCAGTCCCAGCTTATACTCGCG GCATTGACTATTGTGACTCATGTACTCAAAGTTGGTGGAAAATTTGTCGCGAAGATATTTCGGGGTAAAGATACAAGTCTCCTGTACTGCCAG CTAAAACTGTTCTTCTCACAAGTTACATTTGCGAAGCCAAAAAGTAGCAGGAACTCAAGCATTG AGGCGTTTGCAGTTTGTGAGAACTATTCACCTCCAGAAGGGTTCAAAGAGGAAGATCTATACCACCTGCTAGAGAAAGTGGGGACTCCTTCAGGAGGTGACGATTTAG ATTGCAGAAGCGGATGGCTCGAGGGACCAAACAAGGTGTACATCCCGTTCCTTGCCTGCGGGGATCTCAGCGGCTACGACTCCGACCGCTCATACCCGCTCCCGAGCACAGACGGCGGCTCCTACCGGAGCTTGGACCCCGTCCAGCCTCCCATCGCCCCGCCTTACAAAACCGCCCTGCAGATGAAGAAGGCTTCCAGCCACAGTGCCAGCGCGGACGCCATCAAACCATCCACAGACTCTTGA
- the LOC136467928 gene encoding uncharacterized protein, with protein MGNASSMLTQYDIEEVQEHCNYLFSQQEIVSLYKRFCQLDRSAKGFISEDEFLSIPEFSLNPLSKRLLRMVDGLNFKDFVAFLSTFSAKASLRQKIELIFKVYDIDGKGKITFKDLLEVLRDLTGSFMSEEQREQVVTKVLEEAGYTRDCAFSLEDFIQIIDHPGLKMEVEVPID; from the exons ATGGGGAACGCGTCGTCCATGCTGACCCAGTACGACATCGAGGAGGTGCAGGAGCACTGCAACTACCTCT TCTCGCAGCAGGAGATCGTGTCGCTGTACAAGCGCTTCTGCCAACTCGACCGCAGCGCCAAGGGCTTCATCTCCGAGGACGAGTTCCTCTCCATCCCCGAGTTCTCCCTCAACCCGCTCTCCAAG AGGTTGCTCCGAATGGTTGATGGATTGAACTTCAAGGATTTTGTTGCTTTTCTTTCTACTTTCAGTGCAAAGGCCAGTCTTCGGCAGAAGATCGAGT TGATATTCAAGGTTTATGACATTGATGGCAAGGGAAAAATAACCTTCAAGGATCTGCTAGAGGTTTTACGGGACCTAACAGGGTCATTCATGTCCGAGGAGCAAAGAGAG CAAGTAGTAACTAAGGTCCTGGAAGAAGCAGGGTACACAAGGGATTGTGCATTCTCGTTGGAAGATTTTATCCAG ATCATCGACCATCCTGGCCTTAAGATGGAGGTGGAAGTGCCAATCGACTAG
- the LOC136467926 gene encoding heparanase-like protein 3 yields the protein MAAGLLLKMVGFCVWALFWLAGSATVSTSTTAFAGGEAVVVDVRSAIASTDDDFVCATLDWWPPEKCDYGTCSWGLASLLNLNLSNKILMNAVKAFSPLKLRLGGSLQDMLMYDTGDSRQPCTPFVKNTSAMFGFSQGCLPLRRWDELNAFFQKTGPKVSFGLNALNGRVPMADGSLGGPWNYTNAASFIRYTVNKGYDVHGWELGNELSGSGVGARIDADQYAADVITLKHIIDSTYQSNPSKPLVIAPGGFFDAAWFTELISKTKPNQMDTITHHIYNLGAGVDDHLVQKILDPSYLDGEASTFSNLQGILKSAGTSTVAWVGEAGGAYNSGHHLVTDAFVFSFWYLDQLGMSAKYDTKTYCRQTLVGGNYGLLNTTTFEPNPDYYSALLWHRLMGTKVLSTTFNGTNKIRAYAHCAKNSEGITLLLINLDGNNTNHIYVTSQGAQTQSARKEMSDHFPGLGKAAELTRQEYHLTPKDRNLQSQQMLLNGIVLATDANGDIPKLEPVQVEGTQPITVGPYSIVFAHIPSFYAPACS from the exons ATGGCGGCGGGGCTGCTGCTCAAGATGGTCGGCTTCTGCGTCTGGGCGCTCTTCTGGCTCGCTGGCTCCGCCACCGTGAGCACGAGCACCACCGCCTTCGCCGGCGGGGAGGCGGTGGTCGTGGACGTGCGGTCCGCCATTGCGTCCACGGACGACGACTTCGTCTGCGCCACATTGGACTGGTGGCCGCCGGAGAAGTGCGACTACGGCACCTGCAGCTGGGGCCTCGCCTCCCTCCTCAACCTG AATCTCTCTAACAAAATCCTGATGAATGCCGTCAAAG CATTCTCCCCTTTGAAGCTTCGCCTTGGCGGCTCTTTGCAAGATATGTTGATGTATGACACTGGTGACTCTCGCCAACCGTGCACCCCATTCGTGAAGAACACATCAGCGATGTTTGGTTTCTCGCAAGGTTGCCTGCCGCTGCGTAGATGGGACGAGCTCAACGCATTCTTCCAAAAAACTGG GCCAAAAGTTAGTTTTGGGCTGAATGCTCTGAATGGCCGGGTCCCGATGGCTGATGGTTCTTTAGGGGGGCCATGGAATTACACAAATGCAGCTTCTTTTATTCGCTACACCGTGAACAAAGGATATGATGTACATGGATGGGAGCTTG gaaatgaactcagtggcagtGGAGTTGGAGCTCGAATTGATGCAGACCAATATGCAGCAGACGTGATCACCCTGAAACACATTATTGACAGCACCTACCAAAGCAACCCATCAAAGCCTCTAGTAATTGCGCCAGGAGGCTTCTTTGATGCAGCCTGGTTCACTGAACTCATCAGCAAAACAAAGCCGAATCAAATGGATACGATCACTCACCATATCTACAATTTAGGCGCTG GGGTTGATGATCATCTGGTTCAGAAAATTCTTGATCCTTCTTACCTCGATGGCGAGGCGAGCACATTCAGCAATCTTCAGGGAATACTGAAGTCTGCAGGTACATCCACTGTCGCCTGGGTTGGCGAGGCTGGAGGGGCTTACAACAGTGGCCACCACCTTGTAACTGATGCATTTGTGTTCAGCTTCTG GTATCTGGATCAGCTTGGGATGTCGGCAAAGTATGACACAAAGACTTACTGTAGACAGACCTTGGTTGGAGGGAACTATGGCCTGCTCAACACAACTACATTTGAACCAAATCCTGACTATTACAG TGCTTTACTGTGGCATCGCCTCATGGGTACCAAGGTCCTCTCGACGACATTCAACGGCACAAATAAGATCCGTGCTTATGCACATTGTGCGAAAAATTCA GAAGGGATCACTCTGCTCCTGATCAACCTTGATGGCAACAACACAAACCACATCTACGTTACGAGCCAAGGCGCACAGACCCAGAGTGCAAGGAAGGAGATGTCTGATCACTTTCCTGGGCTCGGGAAAGCAGCCGAGCTCACGAGACAAGAGTACCATCTCACTCCCAAGGACAGGAACTTGCAGAGCCAACAAATGTTGCTGAATGGCATTGTTCTGGCAACTGATGCCAATGGGGACATCCCAAAGCTGGAGCCTGTGCAGGTGGAGGGAACACAGCCCATAACCGTGGGTCCTTACTCCATTGTGTTTGCTCACATCCCCAGCTTCTATGCTCCAGCCTGTAGTTAG